A genomic region of Octopus sinensis unplaced genomic scaffold, ASM634580v1 Contig06853, whole genome shotgun sequence contains the following coding sequences:
- the LOC115227676 gene encoding uncharacterized protein LOC115227676, whose translation PWVEVPYFSLLAIISLTFGWDYVDRCPPRIRRDDYLKAFKEKCYTFHYRELYWNDALSWCRGQGGTLVEIRNEQIQNFIMQSLHQLGWRRNGVWIGAHDRIHESYWEWASGGQLTWNNWAGDQHGCCFGMLEDCAVLRFRDHGVWHDYPCKRVFFKYSYICEYDKTPRPTNATVTTTTTTTTTTTTAAPTSTTASPLYNNQAGKVGVGNDAGSDYNNPTKVVRGSNHQNDQGRVPGENLQQEGQNPMSQRLQKNSPMTVTKLYSSHSSVAASVTGLLVFILMSICIIGFLAIRRRRSRKSNRPGIPRVTEKSVVFNKLRCESMRNGSTSFPMCGSSHIGHHFSDDTEHAYSSDNEVIYEEIDNKIVRFPEKEDLMVKLVPQNIYVNNNNNPGISGMANGAANDQKRRHSLPNDIYTTAGPSTHNPHYQEV comes from the exons TCCCGTGGGTAGAGGTGCCTTATTTTTCATTGTTAGCCATTATTTCCTTGACG TTTG GTTGGGACTATGTGGATAGATGTCCTCCCCGCATTCGGAGAGACGATTACCTAAAGGCTTTCAAAGAGAAGTGCTACACTTTCCATTACAGAGAGCTTTATTGGAATGACGCTCTGTCATGGTGCCGAGGACAGGGAGGAACCCTTGTAGAGATTAGAAACGAACAGATCCAGAATTTCATCATGCAGTCTCTCCATCAGCTCGGTTGGCGAAGGAACGGTGTTTGGATCGGAGCTCATGATCGAATTCACGAGAGCTACTGGGAGTGGGCTTCCG GTGGCCAATTGACCTGGAATAATTGGGCAGGTGATCAACATGGCTGCTGTTTTGGTATGCTCGAAGATTGTGCCGTGTTGCGCTTCAGAGATCATGGAGTTTGGCACGATTATCCCTGCAAGCGCGTGTTCTTCAAGTACTCCTATATATGTGAATACG ACAAGACCCCGCGGCCAACAAATGCGacagtgaccaccaccaccaccaccactaccactactacgacTGCGGCGCCAACCAGCACCACCGCATCTCCGTTGTACAACAACCAGGCAGGGAAAGTGGGCGTCGGAAACGATGCAGGTTCGGACTACAACAATCCAACAAAAGTCGTTCGTGGCTCGAATCATCAGAATGATCAAGGCCGGGTCCCAGGCGAAAACCTACAGCAAGAAGGACAGAATCCCATGTCACAGCGATTGCAaa AAAATTCTCCAATGACAGTCACCAAGTTGTATTCTTCTCACAGCTCAG tTGCGGCATCTGTCACAGGGCTGCTGGTTTTTATTCTAATGTCAATCTGTATAATAGGATTCCTGGCAATACGACGAAG GCGTTCCCGAAAGAGCAATCGTCCTGGTATTCCTCGAGTCACCGAAAAATCAGTTGTGTTCAACAAACTACGTTGTGAGAGCATGCGCAACGGAAGTACATCGTTCCCGATGTGTGGCAGCAGTCACATTGGACATCATTTCAGTGACGATACCGAACATGCCTACAGCAGCGACAATGAAGTCATCTATGAAGAGATTGACAACAAAATCGTGCGCTTTCCAGAGAAGGAAGATTTAATGGTAAAATTGGTGCCTCAGAACATTtacgtaaacaacaacaacaacccaggAATCAGCGGTATGGCGAACGGCGCCGCCAACGACCAGAAACGCCGCCATTCTCTTCCAAACGACATTTACACGACTGCTGGGCCGTCGACACACAATCCTCATTATCAAGAGGTTTGA